In Cicer arietinum cultivar CDC Frontier isolate Library 1 chromosome 7, Cicar.CDCFrontier_v2.0, whole genome shotgun sequence, a single window of DNA contains:
- the LOC101491806 gene encoding GLABRA2 expression modulator-like has protein sequence MEQPKPESDIKFHTPNGESAAAKGSGLGSGSESQGTASSSSGSMKKSVHWSPELVTESTFTSSPQGQRSNPYFSNSPSFSQSPSSFNVMETVVTVRNVLGRWGRKVGEATRKAETLAGNTWQHLKTSPSMAEAAMGRIAQGTKVLAEGGYEKIFLSTFETVPEEQLQNSFACYLSTSAGPVMGVLYISTAKIAYSSDSPISYKSEDKTEWSYYKVVIPLHELKAVNPSSNTANPAXXYIQVISVDNHEFWFMGFLNYESAVGFLQDALQTGKVLQSEA, from the exons ATGGAACAACCGAAGCCGGAATCGGACATCAAATTTCATACCCCGAACGGAGAATCCGCCGCAGCGAAGGGATCCGGATTGGGATCTGGATCGGAATCGCAAGGCACCGCATCATCGTCGTCCGGTAGCATGAAGAAATCGGTACATTGGAGTCCGGAATTGGTTACGGAATCAACGTTCACATCTTCCCCTCAAGGACAGCGTTCAAATCCATACTTCTCGAATTCTCCTTCTTTCTCTCAATCTCCGTCTTCTTTCAACGTCATGG AGACGGTGGTGACTGTTCGTAATGTGCTGGGAAGATGGGGTAGGAAGGTGGGAGAGGCAACTCGGAAGGCTGAGACTCTCGCTGGAAACACTTGGCAGCACT TGAAAACAAGCCCCAGCATGGCTGAAGCTGCTATGGGAAGAATTGCCCAGGGAACGAAGGTCCTGGCAGAAGGTGGATATGAGAAGATATTCCTGAGTACATTTGAGACTGTTCCAGAAGAACAACTTCAGAATTCTTTTGCATGTTATCTATCCACATCAGCTGGTCCTGTAATGGGTGTTTTGTATATATCCACGGCAAAGATTGCATATTCTAGTGACAGTCCTATTTCCTACAAATCTGAGGACAAAACAGAATGGAGTTATTATAAG GTAGTCATTCCGTTACATGAGCTAAAAGCAGTAAATCCTTCATCCAATACAGCCAATCCTGC NNNNNAGTACATCCAAGTGATCTCTGTGGACAATCATGAATTTTGGTTTATGGGCTTCTTGAACTATGAGAGTGCTGTGGGCTTCCTGCAAGATGCACTTCAAACAGGCAAAGTATTACAGTCAGAAGCATAG